One region of Fragaria vesca subsp. vesca linkage group LG4, FraVesHawaii_1.0, whole genome shotgun sequence genomic DNA includes:
- the LOC101294841 gene encoding uncharacterized protein LOC101294841, translated as MAHEEREDDFDKGSTMFASELKQASGEKGYVYNGKSLRVTVALDLTTFIHSKGHGSCHSSYLSYQFHSHASDEANVVIEISRVISATELLIPAAVDRFGSRVAGFISDDPCCSDSTIAHQVTMNDAFYNHDLTVVYHGECYKQEFAVAIHKLDSFDKSSRALSEVTRPCFAFTGNGFLNGPIGEDKLLAGHECGKVSSL; from the coding sequence ATGGCGCACGAGGAAAGGGAAGACGACTTCGATAAGGGATCCACTATGTTTGCTTCTGAATTGAAACAAGCATCTGGGGAAAAAGGATATGTTTACAATGGAAAGAGTCTACGTGTGACTGTTGCTTTGGACCTGACTACGTTCATTCATTCCAAGGGTCATGGTTCATGTCATTCATCTTATTTGAGTTATCAATTTCACTCTCACGCATCTGATGAGGCTAATGTTGTAATTGAGATTAGCAGGGTGATTTCTGCTACTGAGCTACTCATACCGGCAGCTGTTGACAGATTTGGCTCTCGCGTTGCTGGTTTCATTTCTGATGACCCTTGTTGTTCTGATTCTACTATTGCGCACCAGGTCACTATGAATGATGCATTTTACAACCACGACTTAACAGTGGTGTATCATGGTGAATGCTACAAACAGGAGTTTGCTGTGGCAATACACAAATTGGATAGTTTTGATAAGTCCAGCAGGGCATTGTCTGAAGTCACTAGGCCTTGTTTTGCCTTCACTGGTAATGGCTTTTTGAATGGTCCTATTGGTGAGGACAAATTGTTGGCTGGACACGAGTGTGGCAAAGTGAGTTCTCTTTGA